The region TGGCTGGCAATAACCGGCCTTATTCCGTAATACCGTTGGCCCATGTGGGAGCAGGCAAGCCAGCGCCCACATGGGCCAACGGTGCAATCAGCTTGCTGCTGCATTCAAGGAGATTTTTTATGCAAGCCATCAACAACATCAACCTCACCACTCTGGTCGACACGTTGGTCAGCCTCACCGCGGCGTTTATCCTTGGTGGCTTGATCGGCTTCGAGCGTCAGTACCGCCAGCGCACGGCGGGCTTGCGCACCAACGTGCTGGTGGCGGTGGGCGCGGCGATTTTCGTCGACATGGCCAACCGCCTGGGCGGCGCGGAAGGTGCCGTGCGGGTCGTCGCGTATGTGGTCTCGGGCATCGGCTTTCTGGGGGCCGGCGTGATCATGCGTGAGGAAGGTAATGTGCGCGGGCTCAACACCGCTGCCACGCTCTGGGCCTCGGCGGCGGTGGGGGCTTGTGCAGGGGCCGACCTGATTCTCGAAGCGCTGCTCGGCACGCTGTTTGTGCTGGCGGCCAATACCTTGCTGCGGCCGATCGTCAATAACATCAACCGTCAGCCATTGGACGTGGTGTCGGCAGAGGTCACCAACATCCTGTATGTCATCGCACGGCGCAGCCAGCAACAGGCGGTGATGGTATTGCTGGAAGCCGAGTTGGCGCGCTGCAACTACCCGGCCAGCGACGTCGACGTACGCCCATTCGGCAGCGAAGAAGTGGAAATCGAGGCCACCCTTGCCGCCACGTCAGTCGATGGTGACGAACTGGATGCACTGGTGGCGCGTATCTCCACATCGACCCTGGTGGTGCAGGCCTTCTGGAGCCCGAGTACCACCGATTAGCCTGCGCCTGCAAAGCATGACCAGACGTTGGCTTGGGAATGCTTTCGCGAGGAAAAGTCCTACATTTGGTTGGGACTATCCCTTCGATTGAAACGTCATTTCGTTGCTAAGGTTGCGCCCTTGCAACTAGCCAGCGGCAGCCGTTTGGCTGTACGTGTTCGGCCTGTTTTCAATCGAAAGGGACCAGGCATAGCCTGGCTATCGTCCTGAGTGAGGGCAGCACCGCTGGTCGGCACTGTCATTTCTCACAGGTACCTGTGTCCCGTGTGGTGTGTAAGTCTACTTACCTCTCAGGGGAGTGTTATGAGCAAAGCGTTAATAGTTGACGATCACCCGTTTATCCGCAAAACCGTCCGCCATCTGCTGACGCTGGAAGGCTTCACTGACATTGATGAAGCGGGTAATGGTGCCGATGCCGTGCAGAAGGCCAGAGAGGGGCGCCCAGCCTTGATCATTCTCGACTTGGCAATCCCGAAGCTGGGGGGGCTGGAGGTGATCGGCCGAGTCAAGGCGCTGGGCTTGCCGTGCAAGATTCTGGTACTGACGTCGTACCTTCCGGAGTTCTTTTCCTCGCGTTGCATGCGTGCAGGCGCGATGGGGTTTGTCGCCAAGACAGGGGAACTGGACGAGCTGCAAAAAGCGATCAAGGCCGTGATGTCCAACTACAGCTGCTTTCCCAGTTTGCCGAGCAGTTCGGTGCGCCGTGATGATTTGCAGTCTACGGAGTTGGAGCTGGTGCAGTTGCTGTCGGATCGCGAGCTGGCGGTGTTGCAGATGCTGGCGCTGGGGCTGGGCAATAACGAAATCGCCAATCAAATGCTGCTGAGCCACAAGACCATCAGTACCTATAAGACGAGGCTCAAGGAGAAGCTGCGCATGTCGTCCGTGGTACACATGGCCAAGTTTGCCCAGCGTAATCATCTGATCTGATTTGAAATGACCCATGCCCAGGTTCGAGGGTTCATCACTACGCTGTTGATGAGCCTGCTTCCGATGATGGCTGCGGCCCTTGATGAGCCCCATACC is a window of Pseudomonas antarctica DNA encoding:
- a CDS encoding MgtC/SapB family protein; amino-acid sequence: MQAINNINLTTLVDTLVSLTAAFILGGLIGFERQYRQRTAGLRTNVLVAVGAAIFVDMANRLGGAEGAVRVVAYVVSGIGFLGAGVIMREEGNVRGLNTAATLWASAAVGACAGADLILEALLGTLFVLAANTLLRPIVNNINRQPLDVVSAEVTNILYVIARRSQQQAVMVLLEAELARCNYPASDVDVRPFGSEEVEIEATLAATSVDGDELDALVARISTSTLVVQAFWSPSTTD
- a CDS encoding response regulator transcription factor, which encodes MSKALIVDDHPFIRKTVRHLLTLEGFTDIDEAGNGADAVQKAREGRPALIILDLAIPKLGGLEVIGRVKALGLPCKILVLTSYLPEFFSSRCMRAGAMGFVAKTGELDELQKAIKAVMSNYSCFPSLPSSSVRRDDLQSTELELVQLLSDRELAVLQMLALGLGNNEIANQMLLSHKTISTYKTRLKEKLRMSSVVHMAKFAQRNHLI